A segment of the bacterium genome:
GGCCTTGTCGAATTGCGCTTGCGCCATGGCGAACGCGTTGAATGGCTTTGTGCTCATGATCGGTTTCTCCTCGCGGTATTCGACCTGAATCCCGCATCCGAGGATACGATGTGCCGCGCCGGGAGTGTATCCCTCTCCGGGCCTCCGTGACACCCGGCGCGCGAATTTGACACGTCGCGCGTGCGTGCCCCAACGACGAAAATAGGACATTGCCGCAGTGGTCTTGCTACTGTATTCATCATGGAATACATGACCCCAGCGACGCGTTCGTTTCGTTATTGACCGCGGCCGTTGGGGCAATTGTCATTTGCGCGCCGTGCGTCGGCGGCAAGTCTCTGATGCTGAATGACATAAACATTCCGCGCCCGCGCGGCCGCGCTTGATTTTGCTTCCCACAACTCTTAGCATGCTTCCCTTCGCCGCGTGGGGCGGCAGACGACAGACGGAGGGAAAAACACATGTATCGTTTCAACGTCGATGACCGCCAGCAGCCAATCCGCGATATGGTTCGCGCCTTCGCGGAAAAGGAAATCACGCCTGTCGCGGCCGCCATGGATCGCATGCCCGAGCCGATCAAGTTCCCCGTTGACTACTATCGCAAACTCGCCAAACAGGGCTTCATCGGATTCCCGCTGCCCAGGGAGTATGGCGGCACCGGTCATTCCTCGATCGAATACTGCACCCTCTGCGAAGAGCTGACCTTCTGGGATCCGCCGACCTGCCTGTTGGCGGCGGTCGCCGTGCTGGCGACCGAGCCGATCTGGCACTTCGCCAATGAGGAACAAAAGAAGAAGTACATCCCCCGCATCGTGACCGGCGAGATCATTCCCGCGTTCGCGTTGACCGAGCCCAACGCGGGCTCCGACGCGGCCAATCAGAGCACCGAGGCGGTGCTCGACAACGGCGAGTGGGTGATCAACGGCGAGAAGATCTTTATCATGCACGGCGACGTGGCCAACCTCTACGTCGTCTTCGGCAAGATCAACGAGCCGGGCGTGCGCCACAAAATTTCCGCCTGGATCGTCGAGGACAACGGCCACAACGGCATCCGCAAGGAAGTGCTGCAGTACAAGATGGGCATGCGCGCGGCGACCACCGGACGCGTCTGGTTCAACAACACGCGCGTGCCGCAGTCGGCCCTGCTGGGCGAAGTCGACAAGGGCTTTCGTTACGCGATGGCGACGCTCGATTCGGCCCGCATCGGGGTGGCGGCGCAGGGGCTGGGGATCGCCGAGCGCGCGCTCGAGGAGTCGATCAACTACGCCAAGTCGCGCAAGGTCTTCGGCGAGCCGTTGGCCTCGAAGCAGGCGATCCAGTGGATGATCGCCGACATGCAGACGCGCACTGAAGCCGCCCGCGGGTTGGCCTACCGCGCCGCCATGCTCCAGGACAAGGGCGCCAAGTTCGGGTTGGAGGCCTCGATGGCGAAGTTGTACTGCACCGAGACCGCCAACTTCTGCGTCGATCGCGCCATGCAGATTCACGCCGGCTACGGGTACATCGGCGAATTCTCGATGATCGAAAAATTGTATCGCGACCAGCGGATCACCGAAATCTATGAGGGCACGTCGGAAATCCAGCGCCTGGTCATCGCCGCCGCGATGCTGCGCGATCCGGCGTAGCGGTCAGTGAGGTTGCTATGACGGCGGGGGACGGTCCGCAGCTGCAGTCGATCCGTCTGGGCGATTGGGACATCGCCGGGTTTGTCGAACGCCGCTTCGCGCTCGATGGCGGCACCATGTTCGGCGTCGTGCCGCGCATGATGTGGCAGAAGCTGATCCCGCCCGACGACGAAAACCGCGTGCCGCTGCAGGCCAATCTGTTCGTGGTCAAGACCGGCACGGCCGTGGTCCTGCTCGACACCGGCCTCGGCGACGCCCTCTCGAAGTTCGATATCCGTCTCTACGATCCCCGCGGGCCGTCGCGGATCAACGAATCGCTGGCGGCCCTCGGCGTTCATCCCACGGAAGTGACGCACGTTATCTTCACGCACCTGCATACCGATCACTCCAACGGCGCATTTGCCGGCGATCCCGACGCTCCGCGTCTCCGTTTCCCGAACGCCGATTTCTTTGTCCAGCGCGACGAGTGGGAGGACGCGACCCACCCCGACGAGCGCACCAGCGCCGTCTACATCCAGCACCGGCTGCGCGCGCTGGAGGAATCGGGCCAGTTGCACCTGCTCGACGGCGACATCGACATCATTCCCGGCGTCCGCGTGGTAAAAACCGGCGGGCACACCCGCGGCCACCAGGGGGTACGCGTCACCCGCGGCGACGACCGCTTTTTCTACTACGCCGATATCATCCCGTCGCGCTTCCATCTCAAAGGCGCCTATGTCGCGGCCGTCGACATGTTCCCGATGGACACAATGAAGGCCAAAAAGAAGCTGCTGGCCGACGCGCTCGATCCGCGCACGATCATCGGTTTTGACCACGACACGACGATCATGTTCGGACGTCTGGTGCAGAAGGAAAAGTGGCTGGATGTCGAGCCCGTGCCGGGCACCAACGCGACCACCGCATGACAATCCATCGTTGGGAGTCAGACCGATGAACAAACCCACACCGATCGAACGACTTCATGAGATGCGGGCCCTGGCCGCCGAGCCGGGCGGGGCGCAGCGCGCCGCCGCCCAGCGCGCCAAAGGCAAACTGCTGGCCCGCGAGCGGCTCGAAATCCTCCTCGATGAAGGCAGCTTCGAAGAACTGGACCGCTTCGTCACCCACCGCTCCACCGACTTCGGACTGGCCGACCAGCGCCCCCTGGGCGACGGCGTCGTCACCGGTTCGGGACGGATCGAGGGACGCCCGGTCTATGTCTTCAGCCAGGACTTCACCGTCTTCGGCGGCACCCTGGCCGAAGGCCACGCGCGCAAGATATGCAAGATCATGGACATGGCGCTGAAGACCGGCGTGCCCGTCATCGGACTCAATGATTCCGGCGGCGCGCGTATCCAGGAGGGCGTGGTCTCGCTCGGCGGCTATGCCGACATCTTCCTGCGCAACACCCTTTGCTCAGGGGTGATTCCACAGATTTCGCTCATCATGGGTCCCTGCGCCGGCGGCGCGGTCTACTCGCCGGCGATCACCGACTTCATTTTGATGGTGCGCGGCACCTCGTACATGTTTGTGACCGGACCGAATGTCGTGAAGACCGTCACCCACGAGGAAATCGATTTCGAGGGATTGGGCGGCGCGCAGGTCTGCGCCGAAAAAAGCGGCATCGCCCACCTGGTCGCCGACAACGACGCCGAGGTCCTGCTCCTGACGCGCAAGCTGTTCAGTTTCCTGCCGCAGAACAACCTCGACACGCCGCCGCGCCGCAAGTCCGATGATCCGCCCGACCGCGCCGACGCCGAACTGGACAACGTCGTGCCGCTGGATCCCAACAAGCCCTACGACATCAAGGAAGTCATCACCCGCGTGGTTGATGACGGCGAGTTCCTCGAGATCCAGCCGGACTACGCGGGCAACATCGTGGTGGGCTACGCCCGGCTTGCCGGACGTGCCGTCGGGATTGTCGCCAATCAGCCCGCGGTTCTGGCCGGCGTGCTCGACATTTCCTCGTCGATTAAGGGCGCGCGCTTTGTGCGCACCTGCGATGCCTTCAACATTCCGCTGGTCGTATTCGAGGATGTCCCGGGGTTCCTGCCCGGTGTCGCCCAGGAACACGGCGGGATCATCAAGCACGGGGCCAAGCTGCTCTATGCCTTCTGTGAGGCGACGGTGCCCAAGGTCACCGTCATCACGCGCAAGGCCTATGGCGGCGCTTACGACGTCATGAACTCGAAGCACGTCCGCGGCGATTACAATGTCGCCTGGCCGACCGCCGAAATCGCGGTCATGGGCCCCAAGGGCGCCGCCGAGATCATTTTCCGCAAGGAAATCGCGGCGGCCAAGGACCCCGCGGCCGAGACCGAACGTCTGGCCGAAGAGTACCGCGCCAAGTTTGCCAACCCGTATGTTGCGGCCCAGTATGGCTATATCGACGATGTCATCGAGCCGCGGGAAACCCGGGCGCGCCTGATTCGCGCCCTGGACATCATCGAGACCAAGCGCGAGCAGAACCCGCCGAAAAAACACGGCAACATTCCGCTGTGATGACAACGCCGCGCGGACGTATCGCCGGCGACGTCCGGCGGCCGAGGGCGCCCGAACGCCGCTGACCGGCTGTAACAAGCATTCGATCCGCATAGGGGAGCCGCATCATGCGCCGTGTACTGATCGCCAACCGTGGAGAGATCGCCGTCCGGGTCATCCGCGCCTGCCGACGCTATGGCATCGAGTCGGTGGCGGTCTATTCCGATGCCGATCGCGCCGCCCTCCACGTGCGCATGGCCGATCACGCCTACCATCTGGGCGCGCCGCCGCCCAGCGAAAGCTACCTGAACGTCGACATGATCATCGCCACCGCCAGGAAAGCCGGCGCCGATGCGATTCACCCCGGCTATGGCTTCCTGTCGGAGAATGCGGCCTTTGCCCAGCGGGTGGTCGATGAGGGACTGATCTGGATTGGCCCGCCGCCCTCGGCGATCTCGCTGATGGGCGACAAGATTGCCGCCCGGCGTCTCATGCGGCACTCGGGGGTGCCGGTCGTCCCCGGATCTGATTCGCCGATCGAGGATCCCGCGCAGGCATTGCGCGCGGCGCAGCAGGCCGGTTTCCCGATCCTGCTGAAAGCCGTGGCCGGCGGCGGCGGCAAGGGCATGCGCATGGTCGAGCGTCCCGAGGACTGGAACGACGCCTTCGAGGGCGCCCGCCGCGAAGCCCAGCGCGCCTTTGGCGATGGACGCATGTTTTGGGAAAAATACGTCCAGCGCCCCCACCATGTCGAAATCCAGGTGCTCGGCGGGCCGTATGGACGCGCCATCTCGCTGTTTGAGCGGGAATGCTCGATCCAACGGCGGCATCAGAAGGTCATCGAGGAATCGCCGTCGCCGCTGATGACCGATGATCTGCGCGCCCGCATGTCGCGCGCGGCGGTGGCCGCCGCCGAGGCCTGTGGCTATGTCAGCGCCGGCACCGTCGAGTTCCTCGTCGACAACGACCGCAATTTCTATTTCCTCGAGATGAACACCCGGCTGCAGGTCGAACACCCGGTCACCGAAGCCGTCACCGGCGTCGACCTGGTGATCGAGCAGTTCCGCATCGCCTCGGGGG
Coding sequences within it:
- a CDS encoding acyl-CoA dehydrogenase family protein, translated to MYRFNVDDRQQPIRDMVRAFAEKEITPVAAAMDRMPEPIKFPVDYYRKLAKQGFIGFPLPREYGGTGHSSIEYCTLCEELTFWDPPTCLLAAVAVLATEPIWHFANEEQKKKYIPRIVTGEIIPAFALTEPNAGSDAANQSTEAVLDNGEWVINGEKIFIMHGDVANLYVVFGKINEPGVRHKISAWIVEDNGHNGIRKEVLQYKMGMRAATTGRVWFNNTRVPQSALLGEVDKGFRYAMATLDSARIGVAAQGLGIAERALEESINYAKSRKVFGEPLASKQAIQWMIADMQTRTEAARGLAYRAAMLQDKGAKFGLEASMAKLYCTETANFCVDRAMQIHAGYGYIGEFSMIEKLYRDQRITEIYEGTSEIQRLVIAAAMLRDPA
- a CDS encoding MBL fold metallo-hydrolase; protein product: MTAGDGPQLQSIRLGDWDIAGFVERRFALDGGTMFGVVPRMMWQKLIPPDDENRVPLQANLFVVKTGTAVVLLDTGLGDALSKFDIRLYDPRGPSRINESLAALGVHPTEVTHVIFTHLHTDHSNGAFAGDPDAPRLRFPNADFFVQRDEWEDATHPDERTSAVYIQHRLRALEESGQLHLLDGDIDIIPGVRVVKTGGHTRGHQGVRVTRGDDRFFYYADIIPSRFHLKGAYVAAVDMFPMDTMKAKKKLLADALDPRTIIGFDHDTTIMFGRLVQKEKWLDVEPVPGTNATTA
- a CDS encoding acyl-CoA carboxylase subunit beta; this encodes MNKPTPIERLHEMRALAAEPGGAQRAAAQRAKGKLLARERLEILLDEGSFEELDRFVTHRSTDFGLADQRPLGDGVVTGSGRIEGRPVYVFSQDFTVFGGTLAEGHARKICKIMDMALKTGVPVIGLNDSGGARIQEGVVSLGGYADIFLRNTLCSGVIPQISLIMGPCAGGAVYSPAITDFILMVRGTSYMFVTGPNVVKTVTHEEIDFEGLGGAQVCAEKSGIAHLVADNDAEVLLLTRKLFSFLPQNNLDTPPRRKSDDPPDRADAELDNVVPLDPNKPYDIKEVITRVVDDGEFLEIQPDYAGNIVVGYARLAGRAVGIVANQPAVLAGVLDISSSIKGARFVRTCDAFNIPLVVFEDVPGFLPGVAQEHGGIIKHGAKLLYAFCEATVPKVTVITRKAYGGAYDVMNSKHVRGDYNVAWPTAEIAVMGPKGAAEIIFRKEIAAAKDPAAETERLAEEYRAKFANPYVAAQYGYIDDVIEPRETRARLIRALDIIETKREQNPPKKHGNIPL
- a CDS encoding acetyl-CoA carboxylase biotin carboxylase subunit; translation: MRRVLIANRGEIAVRVIRACRRYGIESVAVYSDADRAALHVRMADHAYHLGAPPPSESYLNVDMIIATARKAGADAIHPGYGFLSENAAFAQRVVDEGLIWIGPPPSAISLMGDKIAARRLMRHSGVPVVPGSDSPIEDPAQALRAAQQAGFPILLKAVAGGGGKGMRMVERPEDWNDAFEGARREAQRAFGDGRMFWEKYVQRPHHVEIQVLGGPYGRAISLFERECSIQRRHQKVIEESPSPLMTDDLRARMSRAAVAAAEACGYVSAGTVEFLVDNDRNFYFLEMNTRLQVEHPVTEAVTGVDLVIEQFRIASGVQWTPPAIPERPFGHAMEFRIYAEDPENNFLPTPGRLAVYRQPQGPGVRVDSGVYSGYTVPIYYDPMISKLVVWGRDREETMARASAALEEYQIVGVVSTIEFHRRILVHPEFRKGNTTTDFISRYLGEFKPVPIHSDGVANAIALAAALYTRNKAERHAPVTRDGVAVEASNWLRQGRVESTLRWPMAHQGPTVRSL